GCGTTTTTCGGCGCACTTTCATGCGTGTTTTGACGTCTAGTGGTGAATTAATCTTTCTTGGAACATTTGTATACTGGAAAACACGTTTTTTCTCGTTGGGAGAAAAGAAAAAAGTGGTTGCATTACTCTCTGGAGGCCTTGACAGCCAGTTAGCTGTTAGGATGATGCAAAATCAGGGCTTCGAGGTTTCTGCGGTTGCAATCAAGACTCCGTTTTGTGATTTTGATTGTGGTCGTGGGTGTGGATTTGAGATTCATGAGCGTGCAGACGCACTAAATGTCAAGCTAAAGACGGTTTACTTAGGCGATGAATACATCGAAATGCTAAAGAATCCAAAATATGGATTTGGCGCAGCAATGAATCCGTGCATTGATTGCCGCTCTATGATGTTCAAGGCAGCAAAAAAACACATGGAGGAAATTGGCGCAGAGTTTATCATTTCTGGCGAAGTCTTAGGCCAAAGACCAATGAGTCAACACGAACCCGCACTAAAAACAATAGAAAAGTTATCCGAATTAAAAGGACTAATTGTTAGACCGTTGTCTGCTGGACTTCTTGGAAAAACAATTCCAGAGGAAAAGGGCCTGATAAGACGCGAAGACATGGGTAAAATTTGTGGCAGAGCACGAAGAACTCAACTGGACATGGCAAAAGAATTTGGAATAGAAAATCCACCAAACGCGGGTGGTGGATGTTTACTAACTGAACCGGCATTTGGATTGCGCGCAAAAGATCTATTCTCATATGTAGAGAACCCTACCCTAAATGATATTGAATTGCTAAAAATTGGTAGACATTTCAGACTGGATGAGAAAACAAAACTAATTGTTGGAAGAAACAAGGACGAAAATGATATGATAAAAGCACTTGCATTACCAAATGATATTTTGTTTGTAGCTCGTGATCACAGGGGACCAGTTTCCATACTTCGCGGAGAAAACCTAGAACAGCACAAGTCTTTATGTGCTGCAGTGACACTACGATATTCCGATGCTCCAGAAGACTCTGAAAATATTATCACGATACAGCATGGTGATAACACATCAGAGATTTCGACAAAGAGCGCTTCCGAGTATGATTATATCCAATTTCGAGTCTAGGAACAAAACTGTACATTCGTGCGTAATTTTCTGCGAAAAGCTTTTTGAGGGTTCACCTAGCAGTATTGATGTATAATGCAAAAAACGGAAAGCCCAACTTATCTTAAAGCAATCACAATTCGTGATCAGAGCGACATTCACTCTATCAAAGATGACATGAAAAAAAACATGATTCTGATTTTGAGAGTAACGCCACTTGCGCAAAAAGATGTTGAGCAACTCCGCAAGCTAGTTGAGGAATTGTACGCCCAAGCAAAAAATTTCAATGCAGACATTGCAAGACTTGGAGAAGAGAGGATTATTGTCACGCCGCCAGGTGTTAAAATCTGGAAACCAGAATACGATCTGAAATAATATTAAAATTTCACGGATAAATTCTACGCCCCATTAATATTGAGTCGATTTCTCAAATTTGCAAATTGCATAAAATCCCGTTTGTAGCTATTCTGATCTTGGCAAT
The DNA window shown above is from Nitrososphaerota archaeon and carries:
- a CDS encoding DUF814 domain-containing protein, which encodes MRVLTSSGELIFLGTFVYWKTRFFSLGEKKKVVALLSGGLDSQLAVRMMQNQGFEVSAVAIKTPFCDFDCGRGCGFEIHERADALNVKLKTVYLGDEYIEMLKNPKYGFGAAMNPCIDCRSMMFKAAKKHMEEIGAEFIISGEVLGQRPMSQHEPALKTIEKLSELKGLIVRPLSAGLLGKTIPEEKGLIRREDMGKICGRARRTQLDMAKEFGIENPPNAGGGCLLTEPAFGLRAKDLFSYVENPTLNDIELLKIGRHFRLDEKTKLIVGRNKDENDMIKALALPNDILFVARDHRGPVSILRGENLEQHKSLCAAVTLRYSDAPEDSENIITIQHGDNTSEISTKSASEYDYIQFRV
- a CDS encoding cell division protein SepF, whose amino-acid sequence is MQKTESPTYLKAITIRDQSDIHSIKDDMKKNMILILRVTPLAQKDVEQLRKLVEELYAQAKNFNADIARLGEERIIVTPPGVKIWKPEYDLK